One Ignavibacterium album JCM 16511 genomic region harbors:
- a CDS encoding RrF2 family transcriptional regulator, with protein MKFSTQEEYGLRLLLRIGKDHSDNGMTIPELSELEGLSEANVAKILRILRLAGFVESSRGQTGGYKLTRPAKEILVGEVLTALGGKLYESSFCDLHAGVENICTNSIDCSIRSLWKTIQTMLDGLLSKITLQDLLGSEQQVEIIVSSIAEELDK; from the coding sequence ATGAAATTCAGCACACAAGAAGAATATGGTTTAAGACTTTTACTAAGAATCGGGAAAGATCATTCTGATAACGGAATGACTATTCCCGAACTTAGTGAGCTTGAAGGATTGAGCGAAGCTAATGTTGCAAAGATACTTCGCATACTTCGACTTGCCGGATTTGTTGAAAGCTCACGCGGACAGACAGGTGGTTACAAACTTACTCGGCCCGCAAAAGAAATTTTAGTGGGCGAAGTTTTAACCGCACTTGGCGGTAAACTTTATGAATCATCTTTCTGTGACTTACACGCCGGAGTTGAAAACATCTGCACAAACTCAATTGATTGTTCAATTCGCTCTCTCTGGAAAACAATTCAAACAATGCTTGATGGTTTATTAAGTAAAATTACTTTGCAGGATTTGCTTGGAAGTGAGCAGCAGGTAGAGATTATTGTTTCAAGCATTGCAGAAGAGTTGGATAAATAA
- the menC gene encoding o-succinylbenzoate synthase yields the protein MKIEKIELRHIKMELVSPFTTSMGTEYDEEHIIVRVDSEGLTGWGECVAEGTPFYSYETVKTAWHILRDFLIPSILGKDISDIDSAIASYEKVRGHRMAKAGLEAALWDLFAKSKNISLSQMLGRTREKIDVGVSIGIQNSVEELIKKVEGYLAEGYKRIKIKIAPGNDIQFVKAVRKEFPDILFQVDANSAYSLDDIELFKQMDEYNLLLIEQPLGYEDIYEHSKLQKQLKTPICLDESIHSLDDTRAAIELDSCRVINIKPGRVGGFTESKLIHDYCASKNIPVWCGGMLESGIGRAGNVALASLPNFTLPGDISASKRYYKEDIVEPEFLVNPDGTMNVPTKPGIGVEVNMKILEKVSVKKAEFKM from the coding sequence ATGAAAATAGAAAAAATTGAACTTCGTCATATTAAAATGGAGTTGGTTTCTCCATTCACAACATCAATGGGAACTGAATACGATGAAGAACATATTATTGTTCGTGTTGATAGTGAAGGACTAACCGGTTGGGGTGAGTGCGTTGCAGAAGGTACTCCGTTTTACTCTTACGAAACTGTAAAAACTGCCTGGCATATCTTACGGGATTTTTTAATTCCATCAATTCTTGGCAAAGATATTTCTGATATTGATAGCGCGATTGCTTCTTATGAAAAAGTTCGCGGACACAGAATGGCAAAAGCCGGACTTGAAGCAGCTTTGTGGGATTTGTTTGCTAAATCAAAAAATATTTCTCTTTCACAAATGCTCGGTAGAACAAGAGAAAAAATTGATGTTGGTGTAAGTATCGGCATTCAAAATTCAGTTGAAGAACTTATCAAAAAAGTTGAAGGATATCTCGCAGAAGGTTATAAAAGAATAAAAATAAAAATTGCACCGGGAAATGATATTCAATTTGTTAAAGCAGTAAGAAAAGAATTTCCTGATATTTTATTCCAGGTTGATGCAAATTCTGCTTATAGTTTGGATGATATTGAATTATTCAAACAAATGGATGAATACAACCTGCTACTGATTGAGCAGCCGCTTGGTTATGAAGATATTTATGAGCATTCCAAATTACAGAAACAATTAAAAACACCGATTTGTCTTGATGAAAGCATTCACTCGCTTGATGATACCCGCGCCGCAATTGAACTTGATAGCTGCAGAGTTATAAACATTAAACCCGGTCGCGTTGGTGGATTTACAGAATCAAAACTTATACACGATTACTGCGCATCCAAAAATATTCCTGTTTGGTGCGGTGGAATGTTAGAAAGTGGAATAGGACGAGCAGGAAATGTTGCGCTTGCATCATTACCAAACTTTACTTTGCCCGGAGATATTTCCGCTAGCAAACGGTATTACAAAGAGGATATAGTTGAGCCAGAATTTTTAGTCAATCCAGATGGAACAATGAATGTTCCAACTAAACCTGGAATTGGTGTTGAAGTGAATATGAAAATTTTAGAAAAGGTATCAGTTAAAAAAGCTGAATTTAAAATGTAG
- a CDS encoding M14 family zinc carboxypeptidase, protein MKKIFVVILLTFNFIIAQQTPLEKSNFTKLTSHDELKQFIQEVDKNSDLIKSEVLTKSIESRELFAVYFSKNEFGADKNKLKVLIFAQQHGNEQSGKEASLLLINELLKPDNQYLFDKIDFLLVPQMNPDGSEKNQRRNGNGMDLNRNHLILTEPETIALHKLFDKYLFEVTMDVHEYWPFGEEWKKLGFRRNFDVTVGAITNINISEKIKKLSYEKYLPFVFDFVKEKGYTAFHYLPGGPIGADYIRYSTFDINDGRQSFGIQNTFSFIQEGMNGENYSTDNLERRAKSQMAGMLTLLKFSYDHKDEIKKLIAEEREKLINNNVGDKVAIQLDHFSDGTELKFNLFSYYSGKDTLVKVNDFRSVVKSLYDVERPKGYLIPKELIELKQWMDKHNLIYEEAELDRCDKIEEYFIDSVGTIDFERDTIINPYISLREVKDKIDLEKYYFLPVNQLKNNMIVIALEPKSMLGLVTYKQFEYLLKPKEKYKILRVIN, encoded by the coding sequence ATGAAAAAAATATTTGTGGTAATCTTATTAACATTCAACTTTATTATTGCACAACAAACCCCACTCGAAAAATCCAACTTCACAAAACTTACTTCTCACGATGAACTCAAGCAGTTCATTCAGGAAGTAGATAAAAATTCTGATTTAATTAAATCCGAAGTACTCACAAAATCAATCGAAAGCAGAGAACTCTTCGCAGTTTATTTTTCAAAGAATGAATTTGGTGCTGATAAAAACAAATTAAAAGTTTTAATCTTTGCACAACAGCACGGCAATGAGCAGTCGGGGAAAGAAGCTTCGCTTTTATTAATAAATGAATTGCTTAAACCAGATAACCAATACTTATTCGATAAAATTGATTTTCTACTTGTTCCTCAAATGAATCCCGATGGTTCTGAAAAAAATCAGAGGCGAAATGGAAACGGAATGGATCTTAATCGTAATCATTTAATTTTGACCGAACCAGAAACGATTGCACTTCACAAACTATTCGATAAATATCTTTTTGAAGTTACAATGGATGTACACGAATATTGGCCCTTTGGTGAAGAATGGAAAAAACTTGGCTTCAGAAGAAACTTTGATGTAACTGTCGGTGCAATTACAAACATCAATATTTCTGAAAAAATCAAAAAGCTTTCGTATGAAAAATATCTTCCTTTTGTTTTTGATTTTGTAAAAGAAAAAGGTTACACAGCTTTTCATTATTTGCCCGGTGGTCCGATTGGAGCTGATTACATTCGTTACAGCACTTTCGATATAAATGATGGGCGACAAAGCTTCGGAATTCAAAACACATTTTCATTCATTCAGGAAGGAATGAACGGAGAAAACTACAGCACAGACAATCTCGAAAGACGAGCAAAAAGTCAGATGGCAGGAATGCTTACTTTGTTAAAATTTAGTTATGACCACAAAGATGAAATAAAAAAGCTTATTGCTGAAGAAAGAGAAAAACTAATCAATAATAATGTTGGGGATAAAGTTGCGATTCAACTTGATCATTTTTCAGATGGCACAGAACTTAAATTCAATCTGTTTTCATATTATTCAGGTAAAGATACACTTGTAAAAGTAAATGATTTCAGATCAGTTGTGAAATCTCTTTATGATGTAGAAAGACCAAAAGGATATTTAATTCCGAAAGAGCTTATTGAATTAAAACAATGGATGGATAAACACAACCTCATTTACGAAGAGGCCGAGTTGGATAGATGTGATAAGATAGAAGAATACTTCATTGATTCAGTTGGCACAATTGATTTTGAAAGAGACACAATAATCAATCCTTATATTTCGCTTCGTGAAGTGAAGGATAAAATTGATTTGGAAAAATATTATTTTCTTCCAGTGAATCAGTTAAAAAATAATATGATTGTCATCGCGCTTGAACCAAAGTCAATGCTTGGTTTGGTAACATACAAACAGTTTGAGTATTTATTGAAGCCAAAAGAAAAATATAAAATTCTGAGAGTTATAAATTAG
- a CDS encoding transposase: MNENKKPFPERKRNRLKEFDYSNDGYYFITICVDEKECCFGTVESSNAILNEYGEIIKTILTGLNEKYKCCEIDYYIIMPNHIHFIMIIDNSKSDVKCSVPQIIGGFKSITTIELHKKGLTNFKWQRSYYDRIIRNEKELYYIRQYIEQNPLRWGLEKDNPENLELM, translated from the coding sequence ATGAATGAAAATAAAAAACCATTCCCAGAACGGAAGCGGAATAGACTAAAGGAATTTGATTATTCAAATGATGGATATTACTTCATTACAATTTGTGTAGATGAAAAGGAATGCTGTTTCGGAACAGTAGAATCATCAAATGCAATTCTTAACGAATACGGGGAAATAATAAAAACAATTTTAACTGGACTTAATGAAAAATATAAATGTTGTGAAATAGATTATTACATTATTATGCCAAATCATATTCACTTCATAATGATAATAGACAATTCTAAAAGTGATGTTAAGTGCAGTGTGCCTCAAATCATTGGTGGGTTTAAATCCATAACGACAATTGAGTTACATAAGAAAGGATTAACAAACTTCAAATGGCAAAGAAGTTATTATGATCGAATAATTAGAAATGAAAAAGAATTATATTACATACGACAATACATAGAACAGAATCCATTAAGATGGGGATTAGAAAAAGATAATCCAGAAAATTTAGAATTAATGTAG
- a CDS encoding Type 1 glutamine amidotransferase-like domain-containing protein — translation MKLKIKNILTLTLSLTLNLFAQGYVCAIGGGSENYNDWSDAPYSWIVQKADSGKIIIIDVTDATSWLPNYFMSLGADTAYNKTIATTSASNLQSTYDELITAKAIFIRGGDQWDYIRLWKGTKVDSAIQYVFNNGGVIAGTSAGAAVLGDVDFSAQNGSAYPDEALQNPFYSRMKFENNFLKLVPNVLFDTHFIERGRHGRLIAMLYNLHFNSGLDLIGVGVDDRTAVCISPDGIGEVMGSGAVSIFYKDNLTKYSAYTSGKYTIENLKSQILTKGWKFNFITKVVTFIPSSAIDVDTNRSWQFPLTNFYLTGSTNISSLLNTSFSNYLSSVNSSNVVVFSHPGFSSSLSAITGYLSNNNFNYSVVNLASSNLNDASEASKINAATCFVFTGDSLNVMSYLNQSGNLVPDAFQSAVQSGKPVFFFGNAGKISGEKYVGNTDTDVYASYRGKMTLNDGINLFGDLIFQPILFDDSDFYENRMSSVLWGMMRNRKRLGLYLNSSSYVKIFSSDKSVSGVSTIPYLIVDTREATKVDSSTYRASSSIGPRQVVAFDQLRFSLTNYPQIKYLTEQGRFDFLTEIHEVTSETQPTEFILYQNYPNPFNPITTIKFSISNVGTVRLWRIALSVLKVYDTLGREVATLVNDYKTDGTYEVEFDASHLPSGIYFYRLLVGNYSETKSMVLLK, via the coding sequence ATGAAATTGAAAATAAAAAATATTCTTACTCTTACTCTTTCTCTTACTCTTAATCTGTTTGCCCAGGGCTATGTTTGCGCAATTGGTGGTGGCTCCGAAAATTATAACGATTGGAGTGATGCACCATACAGTTGGATTGTTCAGAAAGCTGATAGTGGAAAAATAATAATCATTGATGTTACTGACGCCACAAGCTGGCTTCCAAATTATTTTATGTCATTAGGCGCCGATACTGCTTATAACAAAACTATCGCAACAACCTCGGCATCAAATCTTCAATCAACTTATGATGAACTAATTACAGCAAAAGCAATTTTCATTCGCGGTGGTGATCAGTGGGATTACATTCGATTGTGGAAAGGAACTAAAGTTGATTCTGCAATCCAATATGTTTTTAATAACGGTGGAGTAATAGCAGGTACAAGCGCCGGTGCTGCAGTACTTGGTGATGTTGATTTCAGTGCGCAGAACGGATCGGCTTATCCTGATGAAGCTTTGCAAAATCCATTTTACAGTCGGATGAAATTTGAAAATAATTTTTTGAAACTTGTTCCGAATGTTCTATTCGATACTCACTTTATTGAGAGGGGAAGACACGGACGATTAATTGCAATGCTTTATAATCTTCATTTTAATTCCGGTTTGGATTTGATCGGTGTTGGAGTAGATGATAGAACCGCAGTTTGCATTTCACCTGATGGTATTGGAGAAGTGATGGGAAGTGGTGCTGTTTCAATTTTTTATAAAGATAATTTGACAAAATATTCTGCATACACATCAGGCAAATACACAATTGAAAATTTAAAATCTCAAATTCTCACCAAAGGGTGGAAATTTAATTTCATCACCAAGGTAGTTACATTCATTCCATCTTCAGCAATAGATGTTGATACAAACAGAAGCTGGCAATTTCCTTTAACTAATTTTTATTTAACCGGAAGTACCAACATTTCTTCTTTGCTTAATACAAGTTTTTCAAACTATCTTTCATCAGTGAATAGCAGTAATGTTGTTGTATTTAGTCATCCGGGATTTAGTAGTTCGCTCTCAGCTATAACAGGATATTTAAGCAATAACAATTTCAACTATTCAGTCGTTAATCTTGCAAGTTCTAATCTTAATGATGCAAGTGAAGCATCTAAAATCAATGCTGCAACTTGCTTTGTTTTTACGGGAGATTCACTGAATGTTATGTCATATCTGAATCAATCAGGAAATCTTGTGCCTGATGCTTTTCAATCCGCTGTGCAATCCGGCAAACCTGTTTTCTTTTTTGGCAATGCTGGAAAAATCTCCGGTGAAAAATATGTTGGGAATACAGACACAGATGTTTATGCTTCTTATCGCGGTAAAATGACTTTGAATGATGGAATAAATCTTTTTGGAGATTTAATCTTTCAACCAATACTTTTTGATGATTCGGATTTTTATGAAAACAGAATGAGCTCTGTTTTATGGGGAATGATGAGAAATAGAAAAAGACTCGGACTTTATTTGAACAGCAGTAGTTATGTTAAAATTTTCTCTTCAGATAAAAGTGTAAGCGGAGTTTCGACAATTCCTTATTTAATTGTTGATACGAGAGAAGCTACCAAAGTTGATTCATCAACTTACAGAGCAAGCAGCAGTATTGGACCCAGACAAGTTGTTGCATTTGATCAACTCAGATTTTCTTTAACGAATTATCCGCAAATAAAATATTTAACAGAGCAGGGAAGATTTGATTTCCTTACTGAAATTCATGAAGTAACATCAGAAACTCAACCAACAGAATTTATTCTTTATCAGAATTATCCGAATCCATTTAATCCGATTACAACAATCAAGTTTTCTATATCTAATGTAGGGACAGTCCGCCTGTGGCGGATTGCCCTGTCCGTATTAAAAGTTTACGATACATTAGGTAGAGAAGTTGCAACTCTTGTTAATGATTACAAAACAGACGGAACTTACGAAGTTGAATTTGATGCTTCACATCTACCCAGTGGAATTTATTTCTACCGATTATTAGTTGGAAATTATTCAGAAACAAAATCAATGGTATTATTGAAATAG
- a CDS encoding PorV/PorQ family protein, whose protein sequence is MKKFLIAFVIFLNAIIFAQNPNLGTSGAQFLQIPVSARSEALGNAIVGLADDAGSVFYNPAGIVKVKNIEVFFSYAKWFDLFDLNAASVVYNAGDFGSLGASMILFTTGKMEITTEENPNGTGRYFDAGDLALGITYARYLTDRFNVGLTIKYVHQQIWNETANGFAFDIGTQYLIDFQNLTIAMSMTNFGGDMMFDGPDLDVVHLKDPNFPISRLTPARLKTDEYPLPLHFQVGIGFDIYQTDFMKIRGGIDATHPNDNKERVHFGSEISFFDRLYIRGGYKLNYDDQKFSFGAGANVPFSDTFVYFDYSYSVYDLLPSVHRISLKLTM, encoded by the coding sequence ATGAAAAAGTTTTTAATAGCATTTGTGATTTTCTTAAATGCAATCATCTTTGCACAGAATCCAAACCTTGGTACAAGCGGAGCGCAATTTCTTCAGATACCCGTAAGTGCCAGATCAGAAGCATTAGGCAATGCAATTGTAGGTTTGGCAGATGATGCGGGTTCAGTATTTTATAATCCGGCTGGAATTGTAAAGGTAAAAAACATCGAAGTGTTTTTCTCTTATGCAAAATGGTTTGATTTGTTTGATCTGAATGCTGCATCGGTTGTTTATAATGCCGGCGATTTCGGTTCGCTTGGTGCAAGTATGATTTTATTCACTACAGGTAAAATGGAAATTACAACTGAAGAAAATCCTAACGGAACTGGAAGATATTTTGATGCCGGCGATCTGGCATTGGGAATCACATACGCAAGATATCTTACTGATAGGTTCAATGTCGGATTAACAATCAAATATGTTCATCAGCAAATCTGGAATGAAACCGCAAATGGTTTTGCATTCGATATAGGAACACAATATCTGATTGATTTTCAGAACCTTACAATTGCTATGAGTATGACAAACTTCGGTGGGGATATGATGTTTGATGGTCCAGACCTGGATGTTGTACATCTTAAAGATCCCAACTTTCCTATTAGCAGATTAACTCCTGCAAGATTAAAAACTGATGAATATCCTTTACCATTACATTTTCAGGTTGGAATTGGTTTCGATATTTATCAGACGGATTTTATGAAGATACGCGGTGGCATTGATGCTACACATCCGAATGATAATAAAGAACGTGTTCACTTCGGTAGCGAAATTTCATTCTTCGATAGATTATATATTCGTGGCGGTTATAAATTAAACTATGATGACCAGAAGTTTAGTTTCGGTGCAGGTGCAAATGTTCCCTTCTCAGATACATTTGTTTACTTTGATTATTCGTACTCAGTTTATGATTTGCTCCCAAGTGTGCACAGAATTTCATTAAAATTAACTATGTAG
- a CDS encoding TonB-dependent receptor, which yields MKKSVLIVLLFSFHLFAGTTGKLAGVIKDADNGEPLVGANILIEGTLFGAATNAKGEYVILNIPPGKYNVRISFIGYETVLMQNVAIIVDQTTNLSVNLKPQTVQVGEVVVTAKTPLIQKDLTSSISVISRDEIEALPVSTFTELLSLQAGVVGSGSNLHVRGGRANEIAYMIDGMLVVDPLLGGLATQVNNDAIQEMSLLSGTFNAEYGNALSGVVNIVTRDGSDKLSGKFEYRTSEFGIERYESLHESRVNGSLSGPLLTNDLKFFISAEQDKRGSYLPFGYNNDRTFFTKLTTTAIPSVKISLSNRGSLGRRQNYNHAWKYIPEQYLRRRTDSWQTGLYLTHTVQNNFFYDLKFSYFNQGFYSGIDKDTSQYLSTSQREYLPIGTGFEFFAKADPLELIDSRTVTLDGKLDAVWQFNNTNEVKFGASYKKHRLKYFYVYDPKRNFPYKNDYVTEPFELAGYIQDKIELPYLVINLGLRFDYMNANITFRNNPLDPNSLVKAKSRSQLSPRVGIAHPISDRTKLHFSYGHFFQNPDFQYLFENNQYDLNVREPLIGQPGLDAQRTISYEVGIAHQFSDRIAINLTTYYKDITGLIGTRYYFPFQDGRYIGYTLYVNEDYANVKGFEINLDIRPDRYFSGGLSYTYSIAKGSASSETEQYPGTQESTLLYYLDFDRTHVLNVTGSYTIPENEGPVLFDKHIFDRMDFSFVFRASSGAPYTPGGRDVGFVIKNSLRQPGTYTLDLMIGKEFEIMNQLKIRLFAEILNVTDHRNILYVYRDTGEPDFTFEGNHSVEWMRDPSNFGPPRSIRLGTTIRF from the coding sequence ATGAAAAAATCAGTTTTAATTGTTCTTCTGTTTTCATTTCATCTGTTTGCAGGAACAACAGGTAAATTAGCCGGTGTGATTAAAGATGCTGATAACGGCGAACCACTTGTCGGGGCTAATATTCTGATTGAAGGAACCTTATTCGGAGCAGCAACTAATGCAAAAGGAGAATATGTTATTTTGAATATACCTCCGGGAAAATACAATGTGCGAATTTCTTTCATTGGTTATGAAACTGTTTTGATGCAGAATGTTGCAATTATAGTTGATCAGACTACAAACTTATCTGTTAATTTAAAACCGCAGACAGTTCAGGTCGGAGAAGTGGTTGTAACTGCAAAAACTCCTTTAATACAAAAAGATTTAACAAGTTCAATTTCGGTTATAAGTCGTGATGAAATTGAAGCACTTCCTGTTTCAACTTTTACGGAACTGCTTTCGCTTCAGGCAGGAGTTGTTGGCAGTGGTTCAAATCTGCATGTTCGTGGTGGAAGAGCAAACGAAATCGCTTATATGATTGACGGAATGCTTGTAGTTGATCCATTGCTTGGTGGGCTTGCTACTCAGGTCAATAATGATGCAATTCAGGAAATGAGTTTATTAAGCGGAACATTTAACGCTGAATATGGAAACGCTCTTAGTGGTGTTGTGAATATAGTTACCCGTGATGGCTCTGATAAACTTTCCGGAAAGTTTGAATACAGAACTTCGGAATTCGGAATTGAAAGATATGAAAGTTTACACGAGTCGAGAGTCAACGGAAGCTTAAGCGGTCCTCTTCTTACTAATGATTTGAAATTTTTTATCTCTGCTGAGCAGGATAAAAGAGGAAGTTATCTTCCTTTCGGTTACAATAATGACAGAACATTCTTTACAAAACTTACAACAACTGCAATTCCTTCTGTAAAAATATCCTTGTCAAATCGCGGAAGTTTAGGCCGAAGACAAAATTATAATCACGCCTGGAAATACATTCCCGAACAATATCTAAGACGAAGAACAGATAGCTGGCAAACAGGATTATATCTTACACACACTGTTCAGAATAATTTCTTTTATGATTTGAAATTTTCTTATTTCAATCAGGGATTTTATTCCGGAATTGATAAAGATACATCACAATATCTTTCAACTTCGCAAAGAGAATATCTGCCAATCGGAACTGGCTTTGAATTTTTTGCCAAAGCAGATCCACTTGAATTGATTGACAGCAGAACAGTCACTCTTGACGGAAAACTTGATGCAGTCTGGCAGTTTAATAATACCAATGAAGTTAAGTTCGGAGCTTCATATAAAAAGCATCGTTTAAAATATTTTTATGTATATGATCCGAAAAGAAATTTTCCTTATAAGAATGATTATGTAACAGAACCGTTTGAACTCGCTGGCTATATTCAGGACAAAATTGAATTGCCGTATCTTGTAATTAACCTCGGATTGCGTTTCGATTATATGAACGCAAATATTACTTTCAGAAACAATCCGCTCGATCCGAATTCATTAGTAAAAGCTAAATCGAGATCTCAACTTTCTCCGAGAGTAGGAATTGCTCATCCGATTTCAGACAGAACAAAGCTACATTTTTCATATGGACATTTTTTCCAGAATCCTGATTTTCAATATCTGTTCGAGAATAATCAATATGATTTGAATGTAAGGGAACCTTTAATCGGTCAACCCGGACTTGATGCACAAAGAACAATTTCTTACGAGGTGGGAATTGCTCATCAGTTTTCGGATAGAATAGCAATCAATCTTACAACTTATTACAAAGACATTACTGGTCTTATCGGAACAAGATATTATTTCCCGTTTCAGGATGGAAGATATATTGGTTATACACTTTATGTTAATGAAGATTATGCGAATGTGAAAGGTTTCGAAATTAATCTTGATATAAGACCCGACAGATATTTTTCAGGAGGATTAAGTTATACATACTCTATTGCAAAAGGTAGTGCATCTTCAGAAACGGAACAATATCCGGGCACGCAGGAATCAACTCTTCTCTATTATCTGGATTTTGACAGAACACATGTTCTGAATGTAACGGGAAGTTACACAATTCCCGAAAATGAAGGACCTGTTTTATTTGATAAACACATTTTTGACAGAATGGATTTCAGCTTTGTGTTTAGAGCAAGTTCGGGTGCTCCTTACACTCCTGGTGGAAGAGATGTTGGTTTTGTTATAAAGAATTCTTTAAGACAACCGGGAACATACACTTTGGATTTAATGATCGGAAAAGAATTCGAAATAATGAACCAATTGAAAATCAGATTGTTTGCTGAAATTCTTAATGTAACTGATCATAGAAACATTCTTTATGTTTACAGAGATACAGGTGAACCTGATTTTACATTTGAAGGAAATCATTCAGTTGAATGGATGCGCGATCCTTCAAACTTTGGTCCTCCAAGATCAATCAGACTTGGAACAACAATCAGATTCTGA
- a CDS encoding MurR/RpiR family transcriptional regulator, protein MVSRYKEIREKIQSKFDSLPNNQRKVADFVIDNFDNIPFVDVHEVSKQVGVSVASVIRFAQSVGFTGFSELRDAVSDSLKKHLKKKEIFPLFDKSTLENDLLTSVANMDVKNINDTLSIIDREVFNLVIEEIVQSNRVYTAGLGISYLLAEILSYQLTQVGVDASVLKHTHTLFHEQILYMSKSDLLICFSFPPYSKETVDVAKFAHKNGIKVISITNKSTAPIAASSKAVLTVKSENMLFTNSFAAISVIINAIATACAVKNKAKAKKVLKESEKIMIEQDQVIL, encoded by the coding sequence ATGGTAAGTCGTTATAAAGAAATACGAGAAAAAATTCAAAGCAAGTTTGATTCTCTTCCAAACAATCAACGGAAAGTTGCTGATTTTGTAATTGATAATTTTGATAACATTCCTTTCGTTGATGTACACGAAGTTTCAAAACAGGTTGGAGTCAGTGTTGCTTCTGTAATACGTTTTGCTCAAAGTGTTGGCTTCACCGGTTTTAGTGAGCTTCGTGACGCAGTTTCTGATTCTCTGAAAAAACATCTTAAGAAAAAAGAAATTTTTCCTCTGTTTGATAAAAGCACTCTTGAAAATGATTTGCTTACTTCGGTTGCAAATATGGATGTTAAGAATATTAACGACACTTTATCCATTATTGATCGTGAAGTATTTAATCTTGTAATTGAAGAAATTGTTCAATCAAACAGAGTTTACACTGCAGGACTTGGTATCTCGTATCTTCTTGCAGAAATTCTTTCTTATCAGTTAACACAGGTTGGAGTTGATGCATCAGTATTAAAACATACGCACACTTTGTTTCATGAGCAGATATTGTATATGAGTAAAAGTGATTTATTAATTTGTTTTTCATTTCCACCTTATTCAAAAGAAACAGTTGATGTTGCAAAGTTTGCGCATAAAAACGGAATAAAAGTAATAAGTATAACAAATAAATCAACTGCACCAATAGCAGCAAGCTCAAAGGCAGTGCTTACAGTAAAAAGTGAGAACATGCTTTTTACAAATTCATTTGCGGCTATTTCAGTAATAATAAATGCAATAGCAACTGCCTGTGCTGTTAAGAATAAAGCAAAAGCAAAAAAAGTTCTTAAAGAAAGTGAAAAAATAATGATCGAACAGGATCAGGTTATTTTATAA